Genomic segment of Sphingopyxis sp. QXT-31:
GAGCTCGCGCGTCCACAGCGCCTTGCCCCCGACCTCGGCGAGCGCGCGGTCCTGGATGCGGTCGCCGGTCGCGGTCATCGGCACGATGTCGAGCGCCGCGGGCTCCAGCCGGTGCGCGCGCACGAGCGCCGCCGCCGCCATATCGGCCTGCGCGCGCGCCAGCGGCGAGGCGCGCGTGCCGATGCGCAGCGGGCGGGCGGGGGTCGGGAGCGGGATCGAAGCCATGCGGTGCTGCTAGCCTCCCTTGCCCTGCCCGCCAAGGGGCGGGTAAAGGGCGCGCAAGATTATGACTCTGATCCTCGGCCTCGAATCGAGCTGCGATGAAACCGCGGCGGCGCTTGTCGATAGCGAAAGGCGCATCCTCGCGCACCGCGTTGCGGGGCAGGAGGCCGATCACGCCCCCTATGGCGGCGTCGTGCCGGAGATCGCGGCGCGCGCGCATGTCGACCGCCTCGCCCCCATTGTCGAGCGCGTGCTCGCCGATGCGGGCAAGAGTCTCGCCGACGTCGACGCGATCGCCGCGACCGCGGGGCCGGGGCTGATCGGCGGGGTGATGGTCGGGCTCGTCACCGGCAAAGCGCTCGCGCACGCCGCGGGCAAGCCGCTGATCGCGGTCAACCATCTCGAAGGCCATGCCCTCTCGCCGCGCCTCGCCGACCGCAGTTTGGAATTCCCCTATCTGCTGCTGCTCGTCTCGGGCGGCCATTGCCAGCTGCTGCTGGTGCAGGGCGTCGGCGCCTACCGCCGCCTTGCCACCACGATCGACGACGCCGCGGGCGAAGCCTTCGACAAGACGGCCAAACTGCTCGGCCTCGGTTATCCCGGCGGTCCGGCCGTCGAGCGCGTCGCCAAGGACGGCGATCCGAAGGCGGTGCCCTTCCCGCGCCCGCTGGTCGGCAGCGCCGAGCCGCATTTTTCCTTCGCGGGGCTCAAGAGCGCGGTGGTGCGCGCGGTGGCGTCGGGGCAGCACCGCACCCCCGATCTTGCCGCCTCGTTCCAGCAGGCAGTGGTGGATTGTCTTATCGATCGCAGCCGCATCGCGCTCGCCGCCTGCCCCGAAGCCAGTGCTTTCGTCGTCGCGGGCGGGGTCGCGGCCAACGGCGCGATCCGCACCGCGCTGACCGACCTCGCCGCGCGTCACGACAAGCCTTTCGTTGCCCCGCCGCTTTGGCTCTGCACCGACAATGGCGCGATGATCGCCTGGGCCGGCGCCGAGCGCTTTGCCGCGGGGCTCACCGATTCGCTCGATATACCCGCGCGCCCGCGTTGGCCGCTCGATCCCGACGCCGAGGCGGTTCGCGGCGCCGGGGTGAAGGCATGACGTCGTATAAGAATTTCGGCGTGGTCGGCGGCGGCGCCTGGGGCACGGCGCTCGCGCAATTGCTTGCCGCCGACGGCGCACCGATCCGGCTTTGGGCCCGCGAAACCGAGGTCGTCGCGGGGATTAATATCGAACATCGCAACATGTTGTTCCTGCCCGGCGCAGCGCTCTCGCCTTCGCTTACCGCCACGACCGATCTCGCCGACCTCTCCGCCTGCGACGCGCTGCTGATCGTCGTCCCCGTGCCCTATATGCGCGCCGTGCTCGCCGACCTGCCGCCCGGCGCCGCGCCCCTGATCCTGTGCAGCAAGGGCATGGAGGCGGGCAGCTTCGCCTTCCCCGTCGACATCGCGCGCGACGTGACACCAAGCCGCCCGGTCGCCGTGCTGTCGGGCCCGACCTTCGCGCATGAAGTCGCCGCGGGCCTGCCGACCGCGATCACCCTCGCCGCCGAGGACCCCGTGCTCGCGGATGCCTTGGCGCAGGCGATCGCGCGCCCGCATTTCCGCCCCTATGTCTCGGGCGACGTGACCGGCGCCGAGATCGGCGGCGCGGTGAAGAATATCCTCGCGATCGCGAGCGGCATCGTCGACGGCGCCGGGCTGGGGCTCAACGCGCGCGCCGCACTGATCAGCCGCGGTTTCGCCGAAATGACGCGCTTCGGCCTCGCGCGCGGCGCCGAAACAGAGACGCTCGCCGGGCTCGCCGGGCTCGGCGACCTCATCCTCACCTGCACCTCCAGCAATTCGCGCAACTTCGCGCTCGGC
This window contains:
- the tsaD gene encoding tRNA (adenosine(37)-N6)-threonylcarbamoyltransferase complex transferase subunit TsaD, which produces MTLILGLESSCDETAAALVDSERRILAHRVAGQEADHAPYGGVVPEIAARAHVDRLAPIVERVLADAGKSLADVDAIAATAGPGLIGGVMVGLVTGKALAHAAGKPLIAVNHLEGHALSPRLADRSLEFPYLLLLVSGGHCQLLLVQGVGAYRRLATTIDDAAGEAFDKTAKLLGLGYPGGPAVERVAKDGDPKAVPFPRPLVGSAEPHFSFAGLKSAVVRAVASGQHRTPDLAASFQQAVVDCLIDRSRIALAACPEASAFVVAGGVAANGAIRTALTDLAARHDKPFVAPPLWLCTDNGAMIAWAGAERFAAGLTDSLDIPARPRWPLDPDAEAVRGAGVKA
- a CDS encoding NAD(P)H-dependent glycerol-3-phosphate dehydrogenase, whose product is MTSYKNFGVVGGGAWGTALAQLLAADGAPIRLWARETEVVAGINIEHRNMLFLPGAALSPSLTATTDLADLSACDALLIVVPVPYMRAVLADLPPGAAPLILCSKGMEAGSFAFPVDIARDVTPSRPVAVLSGPTFAHEVAAGLPTAITLAAEDPVLADALAQAIARPHFRPYVSGDVTGAEIGGAVKNILAIASGIVDGAGLGLNARAALISRGFAEMTRFGLARGAETETLAGLAGLGDLILTCTSSNSRNFALGQGLGRGEDAATLMADRRTVAEGAFSAPVVAAAARADGIDMPITDAVARLVAGEIRAAEAIQALLSRPLRREGR